CGGGCACGGGTGCCTCGCCTTAGGGATTCGACGAACGGCTCGCGGCACCTGCGGCACGCACTCAGGCTGCCGGTGTCAGAATCGAGCAATGCCCGCTGCGTCTTCGCGTTCCCAGCCCCGTGCTCTGGCGATCTGGCTCATCGTCGCCGGCGTCATCGGGTGGTGGGCGGCTTTCTCCCTGACGATGGAGCGGTTCCATCTGCTCGAGAACCCGGGATCCAGCGCCTCCTGCGATTTCAGTCCGCTGGTGCAGTGCGGCAAGAATCTCGAATCCGCCCAGGGTGCGGTGTTCGGATTCCCCAACCCGATCCTGGGTCTCGCGGGGTGGATCGCGCCGGTCGTCGTGGGGGCGGCGATCCTCTCGGGCGCTCGCTTCGCCCGTTGGTTCTGGCTTCTGTTCGAGCTCGGGATGACCCTGGCGTTCGCTTTCGTGGTGTGGCTGATCGCCCAGAGCATCTTCGTGCTCGGCACTCTGTGCCCGTGGTGCATGGTGACGTGGGTCGTGGCGATCCCGTCGTTCTATGCCGTCACCCTGCACGTGATGCGAACCGGCATCCTTCCGGCTCCGAAGGCGATGCGTCGTGCAGCCGACCGACTCATGGGCTGGATTCCTCTTCTGGCGGTCCTCAGCTACGCGGTGGTGGCGATCCTCGCCCAGGTGCGACTGGACGTCCTCGGCTCGCTCTTCTGATCAGAACCAGATGGACAGTTCACGCGCGGCGGACTCGGGGCTGTCCGAGCCGTGCACGAGGTTCTGCTGAACCTTCAGTCCCCAGTCGCGTCCGAAATCGCCACGGATGGTCCCGGGCGCGGCACCTGTCGGATCGGTCGCCCCGGCCAGGGAGCGGAAGCCCTCGATGACGCGGTTTCCGGCCACGCGGATCGCGACCGACGGACCCGACATCATGAACTCCAGAAGCGGTTCGTAGAACGGCTTGCCCTCGTGCTCGGCGTAGTGCGCTTCGAGGCGCTCGCGGTCGGGCTCCACCAGACGGATGTCGACCAGGGCGTAGCCCTTCGCCTCGATGCGGGCGAGGATCGTCCCCGTCAGGCCGCGCGCGACGCCATCGGGTTTCACCAGGACGAGGGTCTCTTGCGTAGCCATGTCAGTCAGTCTCCGTTTCGTTCCCGAGTTCGGCCGCCCGTCGCGCATTGCGCGCATCGAGGGAGGCACCCTTGATGGTGGCATACCCCCACATCCCACCGAAAATGAGCGCGACGAACAGCAGCGCCGGCACGAGGATGGCCCCGAGCGCGACGACGACCTGCAGCGCCCAGCCGACGATGATCGCCCACCGATGTCGCAGCAGTCCCGCGGTGACGACCATGAGGAGCGCGACGACCGTGCCCGCGACGATCCCCCACCATGCCGGGATCGGCTCGGGGAGGGCCCGCAGTCCGTACACGACCAGCCCGCCCAGGAAGGCGATCAGCGACTCGAACCCGAGCACGATCGACCCGAGCGCCTCCTCGGCGCCCCGCTGCCGGCGGGGACGACGAGGACGGTCCGAGGGGCCGGCGGCGGCCGCGGTCATGCCCGCCACCCGCCGCGCCAATCCTCGTCCTCGGCGAGGAGGATCGCCTCGCCGGCGAGGACGACGGAGCCGGTGACGACGACCGCACGGCGCGGGGCTGACGCGGCCCACTCCCTGGCGGCGTCGGCGGCGTCCTGCAAATCGCGGTGAACGGTGACACGTCGCCCGGCGGCTTCGACGAGGTCGGCGAGCCCGTCGGCGTCGCGGGCGCGTTCGGAGTCGGGGACGGTGGCGAACACCGGTCCCTCCACCGTCGTGAGGGCCTCGAGGATGCCCGCGGCATCCTTGTCGTCGAGAACGCCGAGCACCACACCCCATTCATCGAAGTCGAAGGATGCTGCGAGGGCGGCGACCAGCGCGCGGGCGCCGTGCGGGTTGTGGGCCGCGTCGACGACGACGGTGGGGTCCGCGCCGATCACCTGCACCCGGCCCGGTGACGTCGCCGACCCCAGCCCCTCGGCGACGACGTCGGGATCGAGCCCGCGGTCTCCGGGCGCGAGGAGCGACTCGACCGCGGCGACCGCCAGAGTGGCGTTCTCGGCCTGATGCGCGCCGTACAGCCGCAGATAGACGTCGGCGTACCGGGCGCGCAGCCCCCGGATGGTCACCAGCTGTCCGCCGACCGCGAGCCGGGAGTCTTCCAGCGCGAAGTCCTCCTGCTCGACGGCGAGCGTCGCATTCTGCCGTGCGGCGGCCTCCCGCAGCACGCTCGCGGCCGATGGTTGCTGTCGCGCGGAGACCGCGGCGGCGCCCGGCTTGATGATGCCCGACTTCACCGCCGCGATCTCAGCGATGGTCTCGCCGAGGCGGTCAGCATGATCGAGGTCGATGGGAGCGAAGACGGCGACGTCGCCGTCGGCGGTGTTCGTGGCATCCCACGACCCGCCCATCCCGACCTCGAGCACCAGCACATCGATCGGCGCGTCGGCGAAGGCGACGAAGGCGAGTACCGTCAGCAGCTCGAAGAATGTCAGCGCCGCGTCGCCCGCCGACTCGAGCTCGGCGTCGACGAGGTCCACGATCGGCGCGATCTCGTCCCAGGCGTCGGCCACCGCGGCGTCGGCGACGGGTTCACCGTCGATCATGATCCGTTCGGTGAATCGCGTCAGGTGCGGACTGGTGAACAGCCCGGTGCGCAGACCGTGCGCACGCACGAGACTCTCGATGATCCGGCTGGTGGAGGTCTTGCCGTTGGTGCCGGTGACGTGGATCACGCGATAGGTGCGCTGCGGATCGTCCAGCAGCTCGAGCACGCGTCTCGTGCGCTCGACCCGCGGCTGGACCCACCGCTCCCCCTGTCTGGCCAGGAGGGCGTCATACACCCGGTCAGCGCGTTCGCGGTGGCCCATCATGCCTCCCGGCGTGACACGGCGACCTCGAAGGCGCCGCGATTGGCGAAGGTTCCCGCGTCGAATCGCGCGGTGTGCTCAGGCGCGGAATCCGCGGGCCTCGAGCCGCGTGGACCGTACAGGCCGTGCGCGATCGCGAGGGTCTCCGTCGCCACCCCCGCGGTGTCGAAGGCCGATTCGACGGCGACGCGGTCGTCGGCCTCGTCGAAGCTCAGCCAGAGTTCGATGCGGTCGCTGACCTCGAACCCGGCCGCCTTGCGCGTGTCCTGCACCGCACGGATGACGTCGCGTGCCAGGCCCTCGGCCTCCAGCTCGGGTGTCGTGGCGGTGTCCAGCAGCACGAAGCCGCCGCCGGTCAGCAGCGCGATCGCGGTGCCCTCGGCTGCTCCCCCCGCCTCCAGTGCCAGGTCGTATTCGCCGGGCTCGAGAGCGATGCCGTCGACGACCACGACGCCGTCTCGCTCCTCCCAGACGCCGGCCTTGGCCCCGGCGATGACGTGCTGCACCTGCTTGCCCAGGCGCGGCCCGGCGGCCCGCGCGTTCACGGTGAGTCGCTTGCTGATGCCGTAGCGCTCGGCCACGGAGTCGTCCAGCTCCGCCGTGGCCACCGACTTCACGTTCAGCTCGTCGCGCACGATGCCCTCGAACCGATGCAGGCCCGCCGCGTCGCGCGTGACGACCGTCAGGCTCGGCAGCGGCAGACGCACCCGCAGTCCGTGCTTCTTGCGGAGGGCGTTGGCCACCGACGAGACCTCCCGGACGGCGTCCATGGCATCCCGGATGTCGTCGGCGGCGGGGAACGCATCGACGTCCGGCCAGTCCTCGAGGTGCACGCTCCGCCCCCCGGTGAGACCCTGCCACACTCGCTCGGCGATCAGCGGGATGAGCGGCGCCGCAACCCGGGTGAGAGTCTCGAGCACCGTGTACAGCGTGTCGAACGCCTCGGTCGTGCGCGGATCGTCCGCCGACACCCCTGCCCAGAAACGGTCGCGTGAGCGCCGGATGTACCAGTTGGTGAGCACCTCGGCGAAGTCGCGCAGCTTCGCCGCCGCGGAGGTCGAATCCAAGCCTTCCAGGTCGGCGGTCACCCCGCGGACGAGGTCGCCGGTGCGTGCGAGGATGTAGCGGTCGAGCACGTCCTGCGAATCGGTGCGCCAGCTCGCCTCGTAGCCGTCCGAGGCGTTGGCGTAGGTGGCGAAGAAGTACCAGGCGTTCCACAGCGGCAGGAGGAACTCGCGCACTCCGGCTCGGATCCCCTCCTCGGTCACGACGAGGTTCCCACCGCGCAGCACCGGGCT
The Microbacterium sp. SLBN-154 DNA segment above includes these coding regions:
- a CDS encoding vitamin K epoxide reductase family protein — protein: MPAASSRSQPRALAIWLIVAGVIGWWAAFSLTMERFHLLENPGSSASCDFSPLVQCGKNLESAQGAVFGFPNPILGLAGWIAPVVVGAAILSGARFARWFWLLFELGMTLAFAFVVWLIAQSIFVLGTLCPWCMVTWVVAIPSFYAVTLHVMRTGILPAPKAMRRAADRLMGWIPLLAVLSYAVVAILAQVRLDVLGSLF
- the ndk gene encoding nucleoside-diphosphate kinase, with amino-acid sequence MATQETLVLVKPDGVARGLTGTILARIEAKGYALVDIRLVEPDRERLEAHYAEHEGKPFYEPLLEFMMSGPSVAIRVAGNRVIEGFRSLAGATDPTGAAPGTIRGDFGRDWGLKVQQNLVHGSDSPESAARELSIWF
- a CDS encoding DUF4233 domain-containing protein — protein: MTAAAAGPSDRPRRPRRQRGAEEALGSIVLGFESLIAFLGGLVVYGLRALPEPIPAWWGIVAGTVVALLMVVTAGLLRHRWAIIVGWALQVVVALGAILVPALLFVALIFGGMWGYATIKGASLDARNARRAAELGNETETD
- a CDS encoding bifunctional folylpolyglutamate synthase/dihydrofolate synthase: MGHRERADRVYDALLARQGERWVQPRVERTRRVLELLDDPQRTYRVIHVTGTNGKTSTSRIIESLVRAHGLRTGLFTSPHLTRFTERIMIDGEPVADAAVADAWDEIAPIVDLVDAELESAGDAALTFFELLTVLAFVAFADAPIDVLVLEVGMGGSWDATNTADGDVAVFAPIDLDHADRLGETIAEIAAVKSGIIKPGAAAVSARQQPSAASVLREAAARQNATLAVEQEDFALEDSRLAVGGQLVTIRGLRARYADVYLRLYGAHQAENATLAVAAVESLLAPGDRGLDPDVVAEGLGSATSPGRVQVIGADPTVVVDAAHNPHGARALVAALAASFDFDEWGVVLGVLDDKDAAGILEALTTVEGPVFATVPDSERARDADGLADLVEAAGRRVTVHRDLQDAADAAREWAASAPRRAVVVTGSVVLAGEAILLAEDEDWRGGWRA